From the genome of Colletotrichum higginsianum IMI 349063 chromosome 4, whole genome shotgun sequence, one region includes:
- a CDS encoding Catalase, which yields MSDWQEAAFATRHLHNRASKSKAGGGRGRRGGAFEVRRTLGRYDIKCPSASRVSPPPASGGKKGERTAAAAAAARPTLDIFRLSDDGRGLLGELVLPGALEASVILTGSRKTLEDLMSQFEEGEEEGEEGQGEGGEERGGEGREEERGNNREDDGIRDGGHGNPVPDGKCDFEDENGGDTSGHEESDDDDPDKERSRFRAFEKNSFRSPKFWFQWKGRTTTPSPPPPDDRGLAAGRAETGRGYVVFSGNDCRSFKGTITCDALGWKDASMSGWKEVSMSERDVAFAWS from the coding sequence ATGAGCGACTGGCAAGAAGCCGCCTTCGCGACGAGGCACCTGCACAACCGCGCCAGCAAGTCgaaggccggcggcggacgcgggcggcgcggcggcgcgttCGAGGTCAGGAGGACGCTTGGCAGATACGACATCAAGTGCCCGAGCGCGAGCAGGGTCAGCCCGCCGCCAGCATCCggcgggaagaagggggaaaggactgctgctgctgccgccgccgcacgtCCGACTCTGGACATATTCCGGCTCTCCGACGACGGCAGGGGGTTGTTGGGAGAGCTGGTTTTGCCGGGGGCGCTCGAGGCGAGCGTCATCTTGACGGGAAGCAGGAAAACACTCGAGGATTTGATGTCGCAGTttgaagaaggagaggaagaaggagaagaaggacaaggggaaggaggagaagaaagaggaggagaaggaagagaagaagaacgtgGGAACAACCGGGAAGATGATGGGATACGCGATGGAGGACATGGCAACCCTGTCCCCGACGGTAAATGCGACTTCGAAGACGAGAACGGGGGAGACACGTCAGGACACGAGGagtccgacgacgacgatccGGATAAGGAGCGCAGCCGGTTCCGAGCCTTCGAAAAGAACAGCTTTCGGTCGCCCAAGTTCTGGTTTCAGTGGAAGGGGAGGACAACGACaccctcaccaccaccgccggaTGACCGGGGACTCGCAGCCGGCAGGGCAGAGACCGGGAGAGGCTACGTCGTCTTCTCGGGCAACGACTGCCGTTCGTTCAAGGGAACCATCACCTGCGATGCCTTGGGCTGGAAGGACGCTTCCATGTCTGGCTGGAAAGAGGTCTCCATGAGTGAGAGGGATGTTGCGTTTGCCTGGAGTTGA
- a CDS encoding Cutinase: MVPSPAIALGFLGALQGVGNGDGKVVERRQAACATGVHMIVARASTERPGTGVIGGVASSIQAQIPGSDIEAVDYPAELNPYPPSQQAGVTAMTKLVQNYAAACPQTKMVLLGYSQGAHVTADVLCGASEDGFTTTQPQGPDVTDKIAAVVLMGDPSHVNGQPFNQGTSQKDGMFPRQNTAGCDAVASKMVSFCNTGDPFCDRGRNVQVHLRYVQSDGDKATQFVVSQFNGGGAQAPA; encoded by the exons ATGGTCCCTTCGCCGGCCATCGCTTTaggcttcctcggcgccttgcagggtGTCGGAaacggcgacggcaaggtcgtcgagcGGCGGCAGGCGGCGTGCGCCACGGGCGTGCATATGATCGTCGCCCGGGCCAGCACCGAGAGACCCGGGACGGGGGTCATCGGCGGGGTCGCCAGCAGCATCCAGGCGCAGATCCCCGGGTCGgacatcgaggccgtcgactACCCGGCCGAGCTGAACCCGTACCCGCCGTcgcagcaggccggcgtGACGGCCATGACGAAGCTGGTGCAGAACTATGCGGCGGCGTGCCCGCAGACGAAGATGGTCCTGTTGGGATACTCGCAA GGGGCACATGTCACCGCCGACGTTCTGTGTGGCGCGAGCGAAGACGGCTTCACAACCACCCAGCCACAGGGACCCGATGTCACGGATAAGA TCGCTGCCGTCGTTCTCATGGGCGACCCCAGCCATGTCAACGGACAACCCTTCAACCAGGGGACCAGCCAGAAGGACGGG ATGTTCCCGAGGCAGAACACCGCCGGCTGCGACGCTGTTGCCAGCAAGATGGTGTCCTTTTGCAACACGGGCGACCCCTTCTGCGATAGAGGCCGCAACGTCCAGGTCCATCTCAGGTACGTCCAGTCGGACGGCGACAAGGCAACACAGTTCGTCGTTTCCCAGTTCAACGGGGGCGGCGCACAGGCTCCAGCTTGA
- a CDS encoding EC89 protein, translated as MQFFNAIIVFASLAAAAPAAGNAPAVEARQATTNTPCGSNIQPVWNTGNYGKGDGGWGCTNLNSNGVCNSYFWKTDLPYWSCP; from the exons ATGCAGTTCttcaacgccatcatcgtTTTCGCCTcgcttgctgctgctgcgcctgCCGCTGGTAACGCGCCTGCTGTTGAGGCCAGACAGGCTACTACCAATACCCCTTGCGGCAGCAACATCCAGCCCGTCTGGAACACCGGCAACTATGGAAAGGGCGATGGCGGTTGGGGT TGCACCAACCTCAACAGCAACGGCGTCTGCAACTCTTACTTCTGGAAGACCGACCTTCCCTACTGGAGC TGCCCTTAA
- a CDS encoding Catalase has translation MAPQGGQETRLTFVIAWDEEVWDDLSPTEEAAISVSFTSRLLLIPDLPPCCSQQNRSLPPEIRNAIYAYVLTDSGKDLLTYCGMFLQLDDRRRGRHLDLSNHEPEKVSARILRTCRAVHDEASGILYSENTFFALGLHELRQWLQAIGPRNRGFLRRVLVGWDYRATRLPHAHLGTSAHRLEYWESRSYPWFIEISRAISDLLADSKGLEVLHISYLSRTPACVLPPVSFHRWQARSNSILLRYQYVYSRSTAEAFYDGFLPLITRGLENGRTPEQMSRVLLGSHSRIEVPRTQGHWEGAMTQLQELEEAQMHLTLMIDRYREC, from the coding sequence ATGGCGCCGCAGGGGGGCCAAGAGACGCGGCTCACCTTCGTCATCGCCTGGGACGAAGAGGTCTGGGACGATCTCAGCCCAACAGAAGAAGCGGCCATTTCTGTAAGCTTCACATCACGTTTGCTTCTGATCCCGGACCTTCCGCCTTGTTGCTCACAACAAAACAGGTCTTTACCGCCCGAGATCCGCAACGCCATCTACGCCTACGTACTCACCGACTCTGGCAAAGATCTGTTAACCTACTGCGGCATGTTTCTGCAACTTGACGACcgaaggcgagggcgccACTTGGATCTCTCGAACCACGAGCCGGAGAAAGTATCCGCCCGCATCCTGCGGACCTGCCGGGCCGTCCACGACGAGGCCTCGGGGATACTGTATTCCGAAAACACCTTCTTCGCGCTGGGCCTGCACGAGCTGCGTCAGTGGCTGCAGGCCATAGGCCCGAGAAACCGCGGGTTCCTGCGCCGCGTCCTGGTGGGATGGGACTACAGGGCGACGAGGCTCCCCCACGCCCATCTCGGCACCTCCGCGCACAGGCTGGAATACTGGGAGAGCCGGTCCTACCCGTGGTTCATTGAAATATCGCGGGCGATCAGCGATCTCCTGGCCGACTCCAAGGGCCTCGAGGTGCTGCACATATCGTACCTCTCGCGCACCCCGGCGTGcgtgctgccgccggtgTCTTTTCACCGGTGGCAGGCGAGGAGCAACAGCATTCTCCTCCGCTACCAGTACGTGTACTCCCGGAGCACCGCCGAGGCCTTTTACGAcggcttcctccccctcatcACCAGGGGCCTGGAGAACGGGAGGACGCCGGAGCAGATGAGCCGCGTCTTGCTCGGCTCGCACTCGCGTATCGAGGTGCCGCGGACGCAAGGGCATTGGGAGGGTGCTATGACTCAACTTcaggagctggaggaggcgCAAATGCATCTCACGTTGATGATTGACAGGTACCGAGAGTGTTGA
- a CDS encoding Histone deacetylase, whose amino-acid sequence MSPLGSVALANGSATPKKVAYFYDSDIGNYAYVTGHPMKPHRIRLAHSLIMHYDLFKNMEIYRAKPATRGEMTQFHTDEYIDFLQKVTPDNMDAYQKEQGKYNVGDDCPVFDGLFEFCGISAGGSMEGAARLNRQKCDIAVNWAGGLHHAKKSEASGFCYVNDIVLGILELLRFKKRVLYIDIDVHHGDGVEEAFYTTDRVMTVSFHKYGEYFPGTGELRDIGIGTGKHYAVNFPLRDGIDDTSYKSIFEPVIEHVMKFYQPEAVVLQCGGDSLSGDRLGCFNLSMEGHANCVAYVKSFGLPTLVLGGGGYTMRNVARTWAFETGVLVGKHLPKTLPYNEYYEYYAPDFELNVRPSNMENSNSYEYLEKIKAAVIDNLRHTQPAPSVQMQDVPRQPFGGMTDEEEAELNDMDEDEQPDERMTQRRWEQRTRNEAEFEDSDDEDMDEANGMTRPRNAKKRTFGDFRQAEGEVDSGAPSPVNGATEGEEAPDAEPIVDADITLENPVETEDAPQEAAPEIDATPEAPNKDAVDEDGDVGMGDGADAEEAPTTIKKEEVEAEPTKVAEKEEKEDKPASRKPSAQPSAEPAAAETTETAETAETAKADEADEAVKTAETAETAEPAQEAVKEAGVEPAKEPKLTEPEESKAEAVPVEPSTEAKEPTPEKEKQTSEKPEEKAPEPEEDKMDVDEKPADEDAKKE is encoded by the exons ATGTCACCACTCGGATCGGTGGCCTTGGCCAATGGCTCCGCGACGCCAAAGAAAGTCGCCTATTTCTACGACTCTGACATTGGCAACTATGCCTACGTTACGGGCCACCCCATGAAGCCGCACCGCATACGCCTCGCACACAGCTTGATTATGCATTACGATCTGTTTAAGAACATGGAGATCTAT CGCGCCAAACCGGCCACTAGGGGGGAGATGACCCAGTTCCACACAGACGAGTACATCGACTTCCTACAGAAGGTCACCCCCGACAACATGGACGCCTACCAGAAAGAGCAGGGCAAATACAATGTCGGAGACGACTGCCCCGTCTTTGACGGCCTCTTCGAGTTCTGCGGCATCAGCGCTGGTGGCAGCATGGAgggcgccgcccgcctcaaCCGCCAAAAGTGCGACATCGCCGTCAACTGGGCCGGTGGCCTTCACCATGCCAAGAAGAGCGAAGCCAGTGGTTTCTGTTACGTCAACG ACATTGTTCTCGGTATCCTCGAACTACTCCGTTTCAAGAAGCGCGTCCTCtacatcgacatcgacgtccACCACGGTGATGGCGTCGAAGAGGCCTTCTACACGACCGACCGAGTCATGACCGTATCCTTCCACAAGTATGGAGAGTACTTCCCCGGCACTGGAGAACTGCGCGACATTGGTATCGGCACCGGCAAGCACTACGCCGTCAACTTCCCTCTCCGAGACGGTATCGACGACACATCGTACAAGTCCATTTTCGAACCAGTCATTGAGCATGTCATGAAGTTTTACCAACCCGAGGCTGTGGTTTTACAATGTGGTGGCGACAGTCTGTCTGGTGACCGACTGGGCTGCTTCAACCTTAGCATGGAAGGCCACGCCAACTGTGTTGCCTACGTGAAGAGCTTCGGGTTGCCGACCCTGGTTCTTGGCGGTGGTGGATACACCATGCGCAACGTCGCCCGAACTTGGGCATTCGAGACTGGTGTTCTTGTCGGCAAGCATCTGCCCAAGACGCTGCCATACAACGAATACTACGAA TACTACGCCCCTGATTTCGAACTGAACGTCCGCCCTTCGAACATGGAGAACTCCAACAGCTACGAATATCTGGAGAAGATCAAGGCAGCCGTCATCGACAACCTCAGACACACTCAACCTGCCCCCTCGGTCCAGATGCAGGACGTGCCCCGCCAACCCTTTGGTGGCATGaccgacgaagaggaggccgaaCTGaacgacatggacgaggacgagcaaCCCGACGAGCGCATGACACAACGCCGCTGGGAGCAGCGCACCCGTAACGAAGCCGAGTTCGAGGatagcgacgacgaagacatgGACGAGGCCAATGGCATGACGCGCCCACGGAACGCCAAGAAACGCACGTTCGGCGACTTCCGGCAAGCCGAGGGGGAGGTCGACAGCGGAGCGCCTTCGCCAGTCAACGGCGCCAccgaaggcgaagaagcccCCGATGCTGAGCCGAttgtcgacgccgacatcACCCTCGAGAACCCCGTCGAGACCGAGGATGCGCCACAGGAGGCGGCCCCCGAAATCGACGCCACCCCCGAGGCACCGAACAAAGACGCCGTAGACGAGGACGGTGATGTTGGCATGGGTGATGGCGCCGATGCTGAAGAGGCCCCAACCACAATCAAGAAAGAGGAAGTAGAGGCGGAGCCCACAAAGGTTGCCGAGaaagaggaaaaggaagacAAGCCCGCATCCCGCAAGCCATCAGCTCAGCCCTCTGCAGAGCCTGCCGCTGCTGAGACTACAGAGACTGCCGAGACCGCCGAGACCGCCAAGGCCGATGAGGCCGATGAGGCCGTCAAGACCGCCGAAACCGCTGAGACCGCCGAGCCTGCCCAGGAAGCTGTTAAGGAGGCCGGGGTGGAACCAGCCAAGGAACCGAAATTGACTGAGCCTGAGGAGTCCAAGGCTGAGGCCGTACCCGTAGAGCCATCGACCGAAGCCAAGGAGCCTACTCCGGAAAAGGAGAAGCAGACAAGCGAGAAGCCTGAGGAAAAGGCGCCTGAACCCGAAGAAGACAAGATGGATGTCGATGAGAAGCCAGCAGACGAGGACGCCAAGAAGGAATAG
- a CDS encoding Mov34/MPN/PAD-1 family protein, protein MERFRNMLQSQGLGGLGSQPGTDNTQLIDNSETVYISSLALLKMLRHGRAGVPMEVMGLMLGEFVDDFTVRVTDVFAMPQSGTGVSVEAVDPVFQMKMMDMLRQTGRPEAVVGWYHSHPGFGCWLSSVDINTQQSFEQLTPRAVAVVVDPIQSVKGKVVIDAFRLINPQSLMLGQEPRQSTSNLGHLNKPSIQALIHGLNRHYYSIGINYRKTALEENMLMNLHKHVWTEALEMNDFRHEANCNKERLESLVSLAEGYEKRVKEETELTKDQLKTRYVGKLDPKKHLEDVGQQLIEDNIVSVSRQMIDKEATMPKKDAPAGAKDKSSGDAMEVEEEL, encoded by the exons ATGGAGCGTTTCAGGAACATGCTCCAGTCccagggcctcggcggcctgggcaGCCAACCCGGAACG GACAACACACAGCTCATCGACAACTCCGAGACGGTCTACATCTCCTCTCTTGCCCTCCTCAAGATGCTGCGACACGGCCGTGCCGGTGTCCCTATGGAAGTCATGGGTCTGATGCTGGGAGAGTTCGTCGACGACTTTACGGTGCGCGTGACGGATGTCTTTGCTATGCCTCAGAGCGGTACCGGTGTTAGTGTAGAGGCCGTCGACCCTGTATTccagatgaagatgatggacATGTTGAGACAGACAGGAAG ACCCGAAGCCGTCGTTGGCTGGTACCACTCCCATCCTGGTTTCGGCTGCTGGCTGTCCTCCGTCGATATCAACACCCAACAGTCCTTCGAGCAGCTGACCCCTCGCGCCgttgctgtcgtcgtcgaccccaTCCAGtccgtcaagggcaaggttGTCATTGACGCCTTCCGCCTCATCAACCCTCAGTCGCTTATGCTCGGTCAAGAGCCTAGGCAAAGCACGAGTAACCTGGGTCACCTGAACAAGCCCTCGATCCAGGCCTTGATCCACGGCCTGAACAGACACTACTACTCCATCGGTATCAACTACCGCAAGACGGCGCTCGAGGAGAACATGTTGATGAACCTGCACAAGCACGTCTGGaccgaggccctcgagatGAACGACTTCCGGCACGAGGCCAACTGCAACAAGGAGCGCCTGGAGAGCCTTGTTAGCCTGGCCGAGGGCTACGAGAAGCGTgtcaaggaggagacggaaTTGACCAAGGACCAGCTTAAGACCCGCTACGTCGGCAAGCTCGACCCCAAGAAGCACTTGGAGGACGTCGGTCAGCAGCTGATTGAGGACAACATCGTCTCCGTCTCGAGACAGATGATCGATAAGGAGGCGACGATGCCCAAGAAGGACGCACCAGCGGGTGCCAAGGACAAGTCAAGCGGCGATGCGATGGAGGTAGAGGAGGAATTGTAA
- a CDS encoding Catalase has translation MPPKQADLVLCKGVSSVPNLQPRVSKGKSNPPRPLKRKLPPGSSKPHKKKPKIEPPKPKPFLFLSLPPEIRNRIYGFAFIRPDGVRLVGQPTLPLPRSPKWLWKRKFAQHSRGRSRRVSAEDRIPVPFLGCCKRVHAEARAMLYSNSFVAEDMETLGAWLDKLGSGNATCLQRIRVRTEPQTWSPRVSTKVLEQQERYRDACRRVANLLAAAVNLESFTTIFYYHHKIKLPRRSRLKRTGRVTGWMGLARKITEVLYHDFRPIYSKGLTRGRTPEELCRVLGVSPNNWWGRRQSLSPSTLTARDAERAENEVAKHMRLLLERNLKYRLHPRFRAQASSS, from the exons ATGCCTCCAAAGCAAGCGGACCTTGTTCTTTGCAAAGGAGTCAGTTCGGTGCCTAACCTCCAACCTAGGGTAAGCAAGGGTAAGTCGAAcccgcctcggcctttgAAGCGAAAGCTGCCGCCAGGCTCCTCGAAGCCCCACAAGAAG AAACCGAAAATCGAGCCGCCGAAGCCCAAGCCCTTCTTGTTTCT GTCCCTGCCCCCCGAGATCCGGAACAGGATCTACGGGTTCGCCTTCATCAGGCCTGACGGGGTGCGTCTTGTCGGACAGCCCACGCTTCCCCTTCCGAGATCTCCAAAGTGGCTCTGGAAACGGAAATTCGCGCAACACTCCCGCGGGCGCTCGCGGCGCGTGAGCGCCGAGGACAGAATCCCCGTGCCGTTCCTGGGGTGCTGCAAACGGGTCCATGCCGAGGCGCGAGCGATGCTGTACAGCAACTCTTTCGTGGCGGAAGACATGGAGACGCTCGGGGCCTGGCTGGACAAGTTGGGCTCGGGGAACGCTACCTGCCTGCAGAGGATACGGGTCAGAACCGAGCCTCAGACATGGAGCCCTCGCGTGTCGACCAAGGTGCTGGAACAGCAGGAGCGGTACCGCGATGCCTGTCGGAGGGTGGCGAAtctgctcgccgccgccgtcaacctcGAGTCGTTCACGACCATCTTCTACTACCACCACAAGATCAAACTGCCGAGACGGAGCCGTCTCAAGCGGACCGGCCGTGTCACCGGCTGGATGGGCCTCGCCCGCAAGATCACGGAGGTGCTGTACCACGACTTCCGCCCCATCTACTCCAAGGGCCTCACCCGCGGCCGGACGCCCGAGGAGCTGTGCAGGGTCCTGGGCGTCAGCCCGAACAACTGGTGGGGCCGACGGCAGTCGCTGAGCCCGTCCACGCTGACCGCGAGGGACGCCGAGCGCGCCGAGAACGAAGTGGCCAAGCACATGAGGCTTCTCCTGGAGAGGAACCTGAAGTACCGGCTTCACCCGCGCTTCAGGGCGCAGGCTTCGAGTTCCTGA
- a CDS encoding PAF-acetylhydrolase family member, translating into MAGRPLAEYRDIDVELEALADTQDFEGPDSPLPFLDDHEHDVDDDHHHNNTVAGRNVPRTRSNMASIMNTTPKWMRSAQPWGRSWGRAALAVVKPRLTFAYVVFGLITLYVLYCAVTRSPLLASKLPRYTGPYDVGAIDVEVPVRTPRTTSDAVFKSSGKPAFELQTVLFTLYYPATRGSKGTGHHYWVPKPVGITAEGYARAAHFNNFISRPVFTFFLWAIAGSITIPAQVDVPLLLPISAEGRGEGRDEFPVVVLSHGQASSRTDYTHYCGELASRGTVVAAIEHRDGSSPASVVTAEDGTERRVMYMDQSELRGGDEMDPDDFKFEQLAFRQAEIEETVSVLRSLHAGKGPVVFASNARKEGRDLAQWEGRLNLSQTVIAGHSFGATGALQALKGATSARNPAVGGIILDPGKSSGKLNTDIDVPVLIIHSDSWSKKLTLFFGRPHFDTVRDIAQDVLKRAGSSWFLTSLRTSHPSVTDAPLIEPLLLRWTTGATINVHQGLKEYVGVSMEFMDFLRNGTREGVLAEGVTHQEYGNDTMSDEQRSRIPKAITKYWQIHVAPPRQE; encoded by the coding sequence ATGGCAGGACGCCCGTTAGCCGAGTATAGAGACATCGACGTCGAACTCGAGGCACTGGCCGATACGCAGGACTTTGAAGGCCCGGACTCTCCGCTTCCATTCCTCGACGACCACGAacacgacgtcgacgacgaccaccatCACAATAACACCGTCGCTGGCAGAAACGTGCCAAGGACAAGATCCAACATGGCCAGCATCATGAACACCACACCGAAGTGGATGAGATCGGCGCAGCCTTGGGGCCGCTCTTGGGGGCGAGCCGCTCTGGCAGTCGTCAAACCACGCCTGACCTTCGCATATGTCGTTTTCGGCCTCATCACGCTCTACGTCTTGTATTGCGCTGTTACCCGCTCTCCTCTTCTGGCGTCGAAGCTGCCGAGGTATACGGGCCCCTACGATGTCGGCGCCATAGACGTCGAGGTCCCCGTCCGGACACCACGCACGACGAGCGACGCAGTCTTCAAGAGCAGCGGGAAACCGGCCTTTGAACTCCAGACTGTGCTGTTCACCCTCTACTACCCAGCGACAAGGGGCTCCAAGGGTACCGGCCATCACTACTGGGTTCCGAAACCCGTCGGCATCACCGCCGAGGGATACGCGAGGGCCGCCCACTTCAACAACTTCATATCGCGGCCCGTCTTCACCTTCTTCCTGTGGGCCATCGCGGGGAGCATCACGATCCCCGCCCAGGTCGACGTCCCGCTTCTGCTGCCAATCAGCGCCGAGGGCAGAGGCGAGGGCAGAGACGAGTTCCCGGTTGTGGTCCTGTCCCACGGTCAAGCCAGCTCGCGGACGGACTACACGCACTACTGCGGCGAACTCGCCAGCCGCGGCACCGTCGTTGCCGCCATCGAGCACCGCGACGGCAGCTCCCCGGCATCTGTCGTGACGGCAGAGGATGGCACGGAGCGCAGGGTCATGTATATGGACCAGAGCGAGCTCcggggcggcgacgagatggaccCGGACGACTTCAAATTCGAGCAGCTCGCCTTCCGACAGGCTGAGATTGAGGAAACCGTTTCCGTGCTGCGGTCATTGCATGCAGGCAAAGGgcccgtcgtcttcgccagCAACGCCCGCAAGGAAGGCCGCGACCTCGCACAGTGGGAGGGCAGGCTCAACCTCTCCCAGACCGTCATCGCGGGCCACTCCTTTGGCGCAACGGGCGCCCTCCAGGCTCTCAAGGGCGCCACCTCGGCCCGGAacccggccgtcggcggcatcatccTCGATCCCGGCAAGAGCAGCGGCAAGCTGAACACGGACATCGACGTGCCGGTCCTCATCATCCACTCGGACTCGTGGTCCAAGAAGTTGACCTTGTTCTTCGGGAGGCCGCACTTCGACACCGTCAGGGACATTGCCCAAGACGTGCTCAAGCGCGCGGGCTCGAGCTGGTTCCTGACGAGCCTGCGGACGAGCCATCCGAGCGTCACCGATGCGCCGTTGATCGAGCCTTTGCTCTTGCGGTGGACGACGGGTGCCACGATCAACGTGCACCAGGGGCTGAAGGAGTACGTCGGGGTGTCTATGGAGTTTATGGATTTCTTGAGGAACGGcacgagggagggggtgctggccgagggcgtgaCCCATCAAGAATACGGGAACGATACCATGAGCGATGAGCAAAGGAGCAGGATACCCAAGGCGATAACTAAGTACTGGCAGATTCACGTAGCACCTCCTCGTCAAGAGTAA
- a CDS encoding Catalase has translation MASEKEGFTAVGTRKSKRLAVNRPSFFSLPAELRNIIYEAALIQDSPVEVRERSKCVVQAAAQLFRVSKGVRCEALPYFFSSNTFSFDHMEVLENWLKLIGRDGRIFLRRIEFHEDQYPHNGRPGGPGWSCAPFSENPSQASHRQATRRVSKLLVDAAAGLQRLEVRYCYCSCKMGELLQLLQTVRTRPSLDPVASLPAYFEEPKRRKAAEIADILYRDFKTFFAAALDRGRPPAELARQFVVGGSNFEWYQTRRLVVVSGEGQQKTAAQEAVARYLEVLLQNYSKYRRARSNKDAT, from the exons ATGGCCAGCGAGAAGGAGGGTTTCACGGCTGTTGGAACAAGAAAGTCGAAGAGA CTAGCAGTCAACAGACCGTCATTCTT CTCTCTTCCCGCCGAGCTTCGTAACATCATCTACGAAGCCGCCCTGATCCAAGACTCCCCAGTTGAGGTCAGGGAACGCAGTAAATGCgtcgtccaggccgccgcccagctctTCCGGGTTTCCAAGGGCGTCCGATGTGAGGCCCTGCCCTACTTCTTCAGCTCCAACACGTTCAGCTTCGACCACATGGAGGTTCTGGAAAACTGGCTGAAGCTCATCGGCCGGGACGGCCGGATCTTCCTGCGGCGGATCGAGTTCCACGAGGATCAGTATCCCCACAACGGTCGGCCCGGCGGGCCTGGGTGGAGCTGCGCGCCCTTCTCCGAGAATCCCTCGCAAGCCTCCCACAGgcaggcgacgaggagggtctccaagctcctcgtcgacgccgccgccggccttcaGAGGCTGGAAGTGCGGTACTGCTACTGCTCCTGCAAAATGGGagagctgctgcagctccTGCAGACCGTCCGCACCCGCCCGTCCCTCGACCCCGTCGCCTCACTACCGGCCTACTTCGAGGAGCCGAAGAGGCGCAAagccgccgagatcgccgacaTCCTGTACAGGGACTTCAAGACGTTCTTCGCGGCCGCGCTGGACCGCGGCCGGCCACCGGCAGAGCTGGCCCGGCAGTTTGTGGTTGGCGGTTCCAACTTTGAGTGGTACCAGACGCGGCGTCTAGTCGTCGTCAGCGGTGAGGGACAACAGAAAACGGCTGCGCAAGAGGCTGTGGCGCGGTACTTGGAGGTGCTCCTGCAGAATTATAGCAAGTACAGAAGAGCCAGGTCCAATAAAGATGCAACCTGA